From one Variovorax sp. PBL-H6 genomic stretch:
- a CDS encoding BMP family ABC transporter substrate-binding protein — MNDMNKRLLLKLAAVSAVASAALVGCGKKEEAPAPAPAAPAPAPSAAAPAPAGPLNIGFAYVGPVGDGGWTFAHDNARKALEKQFGDKIKTSFVENVPEGADAERVLRDLVSQGNKLIFGTTFGYMEPMLKVANDNKDVKFEHATGFKTAENMRTYDSRTYEGAYMAGIIAGAMTKSNKLGVVGSVPIPEVLRNINSFTLGAQSVNPKISTNVVWVNEWNNPPKETEAATALINGGADVLFQNTDSPAVLKTAQEKGKRAFGWDSDMTAYGPKAHLASAVINWTPYYTKTVQEVLDGKWTTGQTWWGVKEGAIDIVSIAEDVPAEAKAKVEEVKKGLKDGSFSIWKGPIVGQDGKELVAAGAAVDDKFLSGVNFYVKGVEGKVPGGDKK; from the coding sequence ATGAACGATATGAACAAACGTCTCCTGCTCAAGTTGGCTGCCGTGTCGGCGGTCGCCTCGGCCGCGCTCGTCGGCTGCGGCAAGAAGGAAGAGGCGCCTGCTCCCGCACCCGCCGCGCCGGCCCCGGCGCCGAGTGCCGCGGCACCGGCCCCGGCAGGCCCGCTGAACATCGGGTTCGCCTATGTCGGCCCGGTCGGCGATGGTGGCTGGACGTTCGCCCATGACAACGCCCGCAAGGCGCTCGAGAAGCAGTTCGGTGACAAGATCAAGACCAGCTTCGTCGAGAACGTGCCCGAGGGCGCCGACGCCGAGCGCGTGCTGCGAGACCTCGTGAGCCAGGGCAACAAGTTGATCTTCGGCACCACCTTCGGGTACATGGAGCCGATGCTCAAGGTGGCGAACGACAACAAGGACGTGAAGTTCGAGCATGCCACCGGCTTCAAGACGGCCGAGAACATGCGCACCTACGACAGCCGCACCTACGAAGGCGCGTACATGGCGGGCATCATCGCGGGTGCGATGACCAAGAGCAACAAGCTGGGCGTGGTCGGCTCGGTGCCCATCCCCGAGGTGTTGCGCAACATCAATTCGTTCACGCTCGGCGCGCAGTCGGTCAACCCGAAGATCAGCACGAACGTGGTGTGGGTCAACGAATGGAACAACCCGCCGAAGGAAACCGAAGCAGCCACGGCGCTCATCAACGGCGGCGCCGACGTGCTCTTCCAGAACACCGATTCGCCTGCCGTGCTCAAGACCGCGCAGGAAAAGGGCAAGCGTGCCTTCGGCTGGGACTCGGACATGACGGCCTATGGCCCCAAGGCCCACCTGGCTTCGGCCGTCATCAACTGGACGCCCTACTACACCAAGACGGTGCAGGAGGTGCTCGATGGCAAGTGGACCACCGGCCAGACCTGGTGGGGCGTGAAGGAAGGCGCGATCGACATCGTCTCGATTGCCGAGGACGTGCCGGCCGAGGCCAAGGCCAAGGTCGAGGAGGTCAAGAAGGGCCTGAAGGACGGCAGCTTCTCGATCTGGAAGGGGCCGATCGTCGGCCAGGACGGCAAGGAGCTGGTGGCTGCCGGCGCGGCCGTCGACGACAAGTTCCTCTCGGGCGTGAACTTCTATGTCAAGGGCGTGGAAGGCAAGGTCCCCGGCGGCGACAAGAAGTAA
- a CDS encoding aromatic ring-hydroxylating oxygenase subunit alpha has translation MIEREIWHPVALSGEVAQVPVAVQLLGESLVLWRDAAGAIQAWADRCPHRGAQLSLGRLCDGGATLECPYHGWRFASGGRSVYVPALPAFVPPATHRATVHAAQEACGLVWVRLEGEGGELPAFPAEHDARLRKLDCGPYEVQTSAPRLVENFLDMAHFGFVHEGWLGAREMTVIEDYRVEATPQGLLATGCKAWQPQSSVNSTAPALVEYRYEVTAPYAAVLTKVPEAASVGIEGYQESIALFICPMEPERSRVWFRLAMADFERDDAQLRGFQDTIFLQDKPVLESQRPRSLPLDLRAELHTAADKASSFYRRHLRARGITFGVC, from the coding sequence ATGATCGAAAGAGAAATCTGGCACCCGGTGGCGCTCTCGGGCGAGGTTGCGCAGGTGCCCGTCGCGGTCCAGCTGCTGGGCGAAAGCCTGGTGCTGTGGCGTGACGCCGCGGGTGCCATCCAAGCCTGGGCCGACCGCTGCCCGCATCGCGGCGCGCAGCTTTCGCTGGGCCGCCTCTGCGATGGCGGCGCCACGCTCGAATGCCCGTACCACGGCTGGCGTTTCGCCAGCGGCGGCCGCAGCGTCTATGTGCCGGCGCTGCCGGCCTTCGTCCCGCCCGCCACGCATCGCGCCACCGTCCATGCGGCGCAGGAGGCCTGCGGCCTGGTGTGGGTACGGCTGGAAGGCGAGGGCGGCGAGCTGCCGGCCTTCCCGGCCGAACACGATGCCCGCCTGCGCAAGCTCGACTGCGGCCCCTACGAGGTCCAGACCAGCGCGCCGCGGCTGGTCGAAAACTTTCTCGACATGGCGCACTTCGGCTTTGTCCATGAAGGCTGGCTGGGTGCGCGTGAAATGACGGTCATCGAAGACTACCGCGTCGAGGCCACGCCGCAAGGCCTGCTTGCCACCGGCTGCAAGGCCTGGCAGCCGCAGTCGAGCGTCAACTCGACCGCGCCTGCACTGGTCGAGTACCGCTACGAGGTCACGGCGCCCTATGCCGCGGTGCTGACCAAGGTGCCGGAGGCGGCGAGCGTGGGCATCGAGGGCTACCAGGAATCGATCGCGCTCTTCATCTGCCCGATGGAGCCCGAGCGCTCCCGCGTCTGGTTCCGGCTTGCCATGGCCGACTTCGAGCGCGACGATGCTCAATTGCGCGGCTTCCAGGACACCATCTTTCTTCAGGACAAGCCCGTGCTCGAATCGCAGCGCCCGCGCAGCCTGCCGCTGGACCTGCGCGCGGAGCTGCATACTGCGGCGGACAAGGCTTCCTCCTTCTATCGCCGGCACCTGAGAGCGCGCGGCATCACCTTCGGAGTCTGCTGA
- a CDS encoding adenosine deaminase, protein MTTPALPSIAADRLPALLRAMPKAELHMHIEGSLEPELIFALAQRNGVAIPYASVEELRRAYAFTSLQSFLDIYYAGASVLLKEQDFYDMAWAYLERAAADNVVHTEMFFDPQTHTVRGVAIRTVIEGLHRACVDAKAKLGVSAALILCFLRHLSEEEAFATLEQALPFRDKFIGIGLDSSEVGHPPEKFARVFARCRELGFHLVAHAGEEGPPAYVWSALDVLKVERVDHGVQSTKDAALMRRLANDRIPLTVCPLSNLKLCVFPDLARHNLGQLLDAGLVATVNSDDPAYFGGYMNENFVQTFAATGLTAQHAWQLAANSFEGSFVDAQTKAGWMDRLNESFAQFGRA, encoded by the coding sequence ATGACGACCCCTGCGCTTCCTTCCATTGCCGCCGACCGCCTCCCGGCATTGCTGCGCGCCATGCCCAAGGCCGAGCTGCACATGCACATCGAGGGCTCGCTGGAGCCCGAGCTGATCTTCGCGCTGGCGCAGCGCAACGGCGTTGCCATTCCCTACGCCAGCGTGGAAGAGCTGCGCCGCGCCTATGCCTTTACCAGCCTGCAGAGCTTCCTCGATATCTACTACGCCGGCGCCAGCGTGCTGCTGAAGGAGCAGGACTTCTACGACATGGCCTGGGCCTACCTCGAGCGCGCTGCCGCGGACAACGTGGTCCATACCGAAATGTTCTTCGACCCGCAGACCCACACGGTGCGCGGCGTCGCCATCCGGACGGTGATCGAGGGCCTGCATCGGGCATGCGTCGATGCGAAGGCGAAGCTGGGCGTGAGCGCCGCGCTGATTTTGTGCTTTCTGCGGCACCTGAGCGAGGAGGAGGCTTTCGCCACGCTGGAGCAGGCGCTGCCCTTTCGCGACAAGTTCATCGGCATCGGCCTCGATTCGAGCGAGGTCGGCCACCCGCCCGAGAAGTTCGCGCGCGTGTTCGCGCGCTGCCGGGAACTGGGCTTCCACCTCGTCGCCCATGCCGGCGAAGAGGGGCCGCCTGCCTACGTGTGGAGCGCGCTCGACGTGCTGAAGGTAGAGCGCGTCGACCACGGCGTCCAGAGCACCAAGGACGCGGCGCTGATGAGGCGGCTGGCGAACGACCGCATTCCGCTGACCGTGTGCCCGCTGTCCAACCTCAAGCTCTGCGTTTTTCCCGACCTGGCACGGCACAACCTCGGCCAACTCCTCGATGCCGGCCTGGTTGCAACCGTCAACTCGGACGACCCCGCGTACTTCGGCGGCTACATGAACGAGAACTTCGTCCAGACCTTCGCGGCAACGGGGTTGACGGCGCAGCATGCGTGGCAGCTGGCGGCGAACAGCTTCGAGGGCAGCTTCGTCGATGCGCAGACCAAGGCGGGCTGGATGGATCGGCTGAACGAGAGCTTTGCGCAGTTCGGCAGGGCGTGA